In Lonchura striata isolate bLonStr1 chromosome 18, bLonStr1.mat, whole genome shotgun sequence, one genomic interval encodes:
- the NOC4L gene encoding nucleolar complex protein 4 homolog, with protein MAREAALAACLEAVLGSRSSANRVFELLEPLAGQEEPEDIVSAARACSRLFGALLERRELFVGPLPEQDASLGESYSAQDKYRIWMRHRYRDCVACLGELMGHEAFQVKELALCTLMKFVELEAQYPLIKIEWKGTLTFPCDLLKVVVDGLLPTTEDASLLISRFQEYLEYDDVRYFVMKAVTASVGQVMQKTKERPLPFYQQNVFSLISPINMPNKESEMVKFMVKQDNHEELKLSRLQAHKQVFEKMWLTFLKHKLPTGLYKKVLVILHDSVLPYMNEPTLMMDFLTVAYGIGGAISLLALNGLFILIHQHNLEYPDFYKKLYSLLDPSIYHVKYRARFFHLTDLFLSSSHLPAYLVAAFIKRLARLALTAPPEALLMIIPFLCNLFRRHPACKVLLHRPGGPADMSEDPYIMEEEEPSESRALQSSLWEIQSLQNHYHPDVAKAAAVLNQSLSEMEDDISGLLELSASELFDKEVKKKAVDVPLEFEQVRGLFGKKNDIFAEHFSLD; from the exons ATGGCGCGGGAGGCCGCGCTCGCCGCTTGCCTGGAGGCCGTGCTGGGCAGCCGCTCCAGCGCCAACCGCGTCTTCGAGCTCCTGGAGCCGCTGGCG ggccaggaggagccGGAGGACATCGTGAGCGCCGCCAGGGCCTGCAGCCGGCTGTTCGGGGCGCTGCTGGAGCGGCGGGAGCTGTTCGTGGGGCCGCTGCCCGAGCAGGACGCGTCTCTGGGCG AGAGCTACAGCGCCCAGGACAAGTACAGGATATGGATGAGGCACCGCTACCGGGACTGCGTGGCCTGCCTGGGCGAGCTCATGGGCCACGAGGCCTTCCAGGTCAAG GAATTGGCACTCTGCACACTCATGAAGTTTGTCGAATTGGAGGCACAGTATCCATTGATCAAAATAGAGTGGAAAGGAACTTTAACTTTTCCATGTGACCTTCTTAAG GTAGTTGTTGATGGTTTGCTTCCCACCACCGAGGACGCCTCACTCCTGATCTCCCGCTTTCAGGAGTACCTGGAGTATGACGATGTGCGGTACTTTGTCATGAAGGCTGTCACTGCCAGCGTCGGGCAGGTCATGCAAAAGACAAAGGAG AGGCCGCTGCCTTTTTACCAGCAGAATGTATTTTCCCTTATCTCACCCATTAACATGCCAAACAAAGAGTCTGAGATGGTCAAATTTATGGTCAAGCAAG ATAACCATGAGGAGTTGAAACTTTCAAGGCTGCAG GCACACAAACAGGTGTTTGAAAAAATGTGGCTGACTTTTTTGAAGCACAAG CTGCCCACTGGCCTTTATAAAAAGGTTCTTGTCATTCTGCATGACTCTGTGCTGCCTTACATGAATGAGCCCACTCTCATGATGGACTTCTTGACAGTGGCCTATGGCATAG GTGGAGCAATCAGTCTTCTAGCCCTAAATGGGTTGTTTATTTTGATTCATCAGCATAATCT GGAGTATCCTGACTTTTACAAGAAGCTGTACAGTCTGTTAGACCCTTCCATCTATCACGTGAAGTACCGAGCTCGCTTTTTCCACCTGACTGATCTGTTTTTGTCTTCATC gcactTGCCGGCGTACCTGGTGGCAGCGTTCATCAAGCGGCTGGCCCGGCTGGCGCTCACGGCCCCTCCCGAGGCTCTGCTCATGATCATTCCCTTCCTCTGCAACCTCTTCCGGAGGCACCCCGCCTGCAAGGTGCTGCTGCACAGGCCAGGAGGGCCAGCAG ATATGTCAGAAGATCCATATAttatggaggaggaagagccaTCTGAAAGCAGGGCTTTGCAGAGTTCTCTCTGGGAGATTCAG TCTCTCCAGAACCATTATCACCCAGATGTGGCCAAGGCAGCTGCTGTCCTGAACCAGTCCCTGTCTGAAATGGAGGATGACATATcagggctcctggagctctcAGCTTCTGAG ctttttgataaagaagtaaagaaaaaggCTGTTGATGTGCCCTTGGAGTTTGAGCAAGTACGAGGTTtgtttgggaagaaaaatgatATTTTTGCAGAACACTTCAGTTTAGACTGA